The genomic window TGATGTTCACCTTGGGAACGCATGCTGGTGCGCGAGGTTGCAGTTGGAAACCTCCACGCCATGTTGAAGGAAAACGAGGAGTCAGTAACGCAATGGCAAGCACCACCATTCTTCCTGGACCATACACGGTGCAATGGGATTGGCGGCTCGAAGGAGCCTGCCGAGACGTACCTTCCGATACTTTCTATCACCCCGAAGGGGAACGTGGACGGGCACGCGCCAATCGGGAACGCCAGGCCAAAGAAATATGTGCGCAATGTCCCGTGCTTGTTGAATGCCGCAACCACGCGCTGAACGCGGGTGAGATCTACGGCATTTGGGGTGGCATGACTGAAGGTGAACGCCAGCGCTACCTCAGAACTGTCCGCATGTAGATACACGAAGGAAGGCCCGGGGATTCTCCATCCTCGGGCCTTCAAATACGCAACGCGCTAGTGATGGTGGTGATGGCCACCCGCCTGCGGCGCGGGGGCAGCAGGCTTTTCC from Corynebacterium gerontici includes these protein-coding regions:
- a CDS encoding WhiB family transcriptional regulator, which translates into the protein MASTTILPGPYTVQWDWRLEGACRDVPSDTFYHPEGERGRARANRERQAKEICAQCPVLVECRNHALNAGEIYGIWGGMTEGERQRYLRTVRM